One stretch of Pseudomonas fluorescens Q2-87 DNA includes these proteins:
- a CDS encoding TonB-dependent receptor, whose translation MSSRLSCRFLAPACTLSLLTAAILIAGTAPAALAATAAQPPARSMGDYTFAIAEQPLVSALNAFTTVTGWQVGLPAQLAEGVASPGVNGSLSPEKALERLLLGTHLSYRKLSDNSVVLEKRSAGNVLNLPQVTISATRQEQDITGVPSTVTVHDRQELDRNNVNTLKDLVRYEPGVSVGGAGQRGGISGYNIRGIDGNRILTQVDGVAIPDGFFNGPYAKTQRNYVDPEIIKRVEILRGPASVLYGSNAIGGVVSYFTLDPDDIIKPGEDVGARLKTGYSSADESWLKSATVAGRSGQIDGLLHYSQRDGHETESNGSHNGTGLDRTAANPEDVRASNVLAKLGWDYNDDARLSLVYEKYKDDRDTDLKSAYGGPYSNGRPAIPVSVLPGGMYQWRTGNDTITRERFGLEHSFALNSLLADHLKWSLNHQVAKTDQSTAEFYFPITRQVLRTRDTLYEEKQWVFDTQLDKAFRIADTDHVLTYGTTLKQQKVTGSRSGNGVCLAVGRGCTAVGATSTADVLAKASDFPDPTINTYSLFAQDQINWDKWTFTPALRYDYTQLKPHLTEAFLKTVDPTAGGDVSDENKTWHRVSPKFGLTYALTEEYTWYGQYAEGFRTPTAKALYGRFDNAGVGYSVRPNPDLEPEKSKSYETGLRGRFDAGSFDVAVFYNKYRDFINEDAITPGADQLTFQSNNIKHATIQGAEVRGRLDLDVLGAPKGLYTQGTVAYAYGRNNDTGEPLNSINPLTGVFGLGYDQDHYGTLLSWTLVKQKDRVDDSNFKSPDGVSSQFKTPGFGILDLTGFYKVTSDITVSGGLYNLTDKKYWLWDDVRGYDSVGEAAVLSPANLDRLTAPGRNFAVNLIWDI comes from the coding sequence ATGTCCTCTCGCCTTTCTTGCCGGTTCCTTGCCCCTGCTTGCACGCTGTCGTTATTGACCGCCGCGATCCTCATTGCCGGCACCGCGCCGGCCGCCCTGGCCGCCACCGCCGCACAACCACCTGCACGCAGCATGGGCGATTACACCTTCGCCATCGCCGAGCAACCCTTGGTTTCGGCCCTGAACGCCTTCACCACCGTCACTGGCTGGCAAGTCGGCCTGCCGGCGCAATTGGCAGAAGGCGTCGCCTCGCCGGGGGTCAATGGCTCGCTGTCGCCCGAAAAGGCCCTGGAACGCCTGTTACTGGGGACCCACCTGAGCTACCGCAAGCTGAGCGACAACAGCGTCGTCCTGGAAAAACGCAGCGCCGGCAACGTGTTGAACCTGCCGCAGGTAACCATCAGCGCCACCCGCCAGGAACAGGACATCACCGGCGTACCCAGTACGGTCACCGTCCATGATCGCCAGGAACTGGACCGCAACAACGTCAATACCCTCAAGGACCTGGTGCGCTACGAGCCCGGCGTTTCGGTGGGCGGTGCGGGCCAGCGCGGCGGCATCAGCGGCTACAATATTCGTGGCATCGATGGTAACCGCATCCTGACCCAGGTCGACGGCGTAGCCATACCCGATGGCTTCTTCAACGGCCCCTACGCCAAGACCCAGCGCAACTACGTCGACCCGGAAATCATCAAGCGCGTCGAAATCCTGCGCGGCCCGGCCTCGGTGCTGTACGGCAGCAATGCCATTGGCGGTGTCGTCAGCTACTTCACCCTCGATCCGGACGACATCATCAAGCCAGGCGAGGACGTAGGCGCCCGCTTGAAGACAGGCTACAGCTCCGCCGATGAGAGCTGGCTCAAGTCCGCCACCGTTGCCGGCCGCAGCGGGCAGATCGACGGCCTGTTGCACTACAGCCAGCGCGACGGCCACGAAACCGAATCCAATGGCAGCCATAACGGCACCGGCCTGGACCGCACCGCCGCCAACCCGGAAGACGTGCGCGCCAGTAATGTGCTGGCCAAGCTCGGCTGGGACTATAACGATGACGCGCGCCTGAGCCTGGTCTATGAGAAGTACAAGGACGACCGCGATACCGACTTGAAAAGCGCCTATGGCGGGCCCTACTCCAACGGCCGACCGGCCATTCCCGTTTCGGTGCTGCCCGGCGGCATGTACCAATGGCGCACCGGCAACGACACCATCACCCGTGAGCGTTTTGGCCTGGAGCACAGCTTCGCCCTGAACAGCCTGCTGGCCGATCACCTCAAGTGGAGCCTGAACCACCAAGTCGCCAAGACCGACCAGAGCACCGCCGAGTTCTACTTCCCGATCACCCGCCAGGTCCTGCGCACCCGGGACACCCTCTATGAAGAAAAGCAGTGGGTCTTCGACACGCAGTTGGACAAAGCCTTCCGCATCGCCGATACCGATCACGTGCTGACCTACGGCACGACGCTCAAGCAACAAAAAGTCACCGGCTCACGCAGCGGCAATGGCGTGTGCCTGGCCGTTGGCCGGGGTTGCACCGCCGTGGGTGCCACCAGCACAGCGGATGTACTGGCCAAGGCCAGCGACTTCCCCGACCCGACCATCAATACCTACAGCCTGTTCGCCCAGGACCAGATCAATTGGGACAAGTGGACGTTCACCCCCGCGTTGCGCTACGACTACACCCAGCTCAAGCCGCATCTGACCGAGGCATTCCTCAAGACCGTGGACCCGACCGCCGGCGGTGACGTCAGCGATGAAAACAAAACCTGGCATCGCGTCTCGCCCAAGTTCGGCCTGACATACGCCCTGACGGAGGAATACACCTGGTACGGCCAGTACGCCGAAGGTTTCCGCACCCCAACCGCCAAGGCCTTGTATGGCCGTTTCGACAATGCCGGTGTGGGGTATAGCGTCAGACCCAACCCGGACCTGGAACCGGAAAAAAGCAAAAGCTATGAGACCGGCTTGCGTGGGCGTTTCGACGCTGGCTCGTTCGATGTCGCGGTGTTCTACAACAAGTACCGCGATTTCATCAACGAAGACGCCATTACGCCCGGCGCCGACCAGTTGACCTTCCAGAGCAATAACATCAAGCACGCCACCATCCAGGGCGCCGAGGTTCGCGGACGGCTGGACCTGGACGTGCTGGGCGCGCCGAAGGGCTTGTATACCCAAGGCACCGTGGCCTACGCCTACGGTCGCAACAACGATACCGGCGAACCGCTCAACAGCATTAACCCGCTGACCGGTGTGTTTGGCCTCGGGTACGACCAAGACCACTACGGCACGTTGCTCAGCTGGACCCTGGTCAAGCAAAAGGATCGCGTCGACGACAGCAACTTCAAGTCTCCGGACGGCGTCAGCAGCCAGTTCAAGACTCCAGGCTTCGGCATTCTCGACCTGACCGGTTTCTACAAAGTGACTTCCGACATCACCGTCAGCGGCGGCCTCTACAACCTCACCGATAAAAAATATTGGCTATGGGACGACGTGCGCGGCTACGACAGCGTCGGCGAAGCTGCCGTGCTGAGCCCCGCCAACCTTGACCGCCTGACTGCGCCAGGGCGCAACTTCGCCGTCAATCTGATCTGGGATATCTGA
- a CDS encoding FecR family protein, with translation MEQALDWLIVLDSPSAEQTQQFQAWLAADPRHGEAFARAQAIWNGPQVMESARQLEAAPKVTALSRLRAHWKPLATAAVLFLGLFNFSDLPLRFRADHLTVVGERQRVQLEDGSQVLLNTDSAFSSTFNAQRQVARLYKGEALFEVPGNRNLPLEIDAGPVTASVSDTTFAVRYLNGVAQVQVQRGDVDLRANRNAAHVRLSAGESIRIGPNGFDRPARLDAAADLAWVQGRLVFENRPLGEVLAELRRYYPGWIINNNEQLASVAVTGNYRLDQPLDVVRSLAQITSARLQEFPALVILN, from the coding sequence ATGGAACAGGCGCTGGATTGGTTGATCGTCCTGGACAGCCCCAGCGCGGAGCAGACGCAGCAGTTCCAGGCCTGGCTGGCGGCCGATCCGCGCCACGGCGAGGCGTTCGCCCGGGCCCAGGCGATCTGGAACGGACCGCAAGTGATGGAAAGTGCCCGTCAACTGGAGGCCGCGCCCAAGGTCACCGCGCTGTCACGCCTGCGTGCCCACTGGAAACCCCTGGCCACCGCCGCCGTGCTGTTTCTCGGCCTGTTCAACTTCAGCGACCTGCCCCTGCGCTTTCGGGCCGATCACCTGACGGTGGTCGGTGAACGCCAGCGGGTGCAATTGGAGGACGGCTCCCAGGTCTTGCTTAACACCGACTCGGCATTCTCCAGCACGTTCAACGCCCAGCGGCAGGTGGCCCGCCTGTATAAAGGCGAGGCGCTTTTCGAGGTGCCGGGCAATCGCAACCTGCCGCTGGAAATCGATGCCGGCCCGGTCACGGCCAGCGTCAGCGACACGACGTTCGCGGTGCGTTACCTCAATGGCGTGGCTCAGGTCCAAGTGCAGCGTGGCGACGTGGACCTGCGGGCCAACCGTAACGCTGCCCATGTCCGACTGTCAGCCGGGGAGAGCATCCGCATCGGCCCCAACGGTTTCGACCGCCCCGCCCGACTCGATGCCGCTGCCGACCTGGCCTGGGTCCAGGGTCGATTGGTGTTCGAAAACCGGCCGCTTGGCGAAGTGCTGGCCGAGCTACGACGTTATTACCCCGGCTGGATCATCAACAACAACGAACAGTTGGCCAGTGTCGCGGTGACTGGAAACTACCGCCTCGACCAGCCCTTGGACGTGGTCCGCTCCCTGGCCCAGATCACCTCGGCACGTCTCCAGGAATTCCCGGCGCTGGTGATTCTCAACTAA
- a CDS encoding biliverdin-producing heme oxygenase — MTPHHPALRSQRLNQITHEPHSRLDALVKAHAPFETPASFARFVVAQYLFQSELVALYNDPGLCALIPDLPARCRAEAAKADLADLDTEVPAPVAGAVNNPTQAEALGWLFVGEGSKLGAAFLIKRAAALGLSETFGARHLAEPAGGRAEGWKTFTRTLDGLAFTEQQEAEADKGALAAFNRFTVLLEHAYTAELA; from the coding sequence ATGACCCCACACCATCCCGCTTTACGGTCCCAACGCCTGAACCAGATCACCCACGAGCCCCACAGCAGGCTCGACGCGCTGGTCAAGGCCCACGCCCCGTTCGAAACCCCGGCCAGCTTCGCCCGTTTCGTCGTTGCCCAGTACCTGTTCCAGTCGGAACTGGTGGCTTTATACAACGACCCAGGGCTATGCGCCTTGATCCCTGACCTGCCGGCCCGCTGCCGGGCCGAAGCAGCCAAGGCCGACCTCGCGGACCTGGACACCGAAGTCCCCGCGCCGGTGGCTGGCGCGGTGAACAATCCGACCCAAGCCGAAGCCCTCGGCTGGCTATTCGTCGGCGAAGGCTCCAAGCTCGGCGCCGCGTTTTTGATCAAGCGAGCCGCGGCCCTGGGGCTGAGCGAAACCTTCGGCGCCCGGCACCTGGCGGAACCCGCGGGCGGGCGCGCCGAAGGCTGGAAAACCTTCACCCGCACGCTCGACGGCTTGGCCTTTACCGAACAGCAAGAAGCCGAGGCAGACAAAGGCGCGCTGGCAGCGTTCAACCGCTTTACGGTGCTGTTGGAACACGCTTACACAGCAGAGCTTGCCTGA
- the gap gene encoding type I glyceraldehyde-3-phosphate dehydrogenase — protein sequence MTLRIAINGFGRIGRNVLRALYTQGYRRDLQIVAINDLGDSAINAHLLKFDTVHGTFDADVQHDHESLTVNGDRISVSAIRNPAELPWAAEKIDVVFECTGLFTDRAKAAAHISAGARKVIISAPAKGADATVVYGVNHDILRQSHQIISNASCTTNCLAPVAQVLHRELGIESGLMTTIHAYTNDQNLTDVYHSDPYRARSATQNMIPSKTGAAEAVGLVLPELAGKLTGMAVRVPVINVSLVDLTVQLKREASAEEVNELLRHASQHSKILGYNTLPLVSSDFNHNPLSSIFDANHTKASGKLLKVLAWYDNEWGFSNRMLDNCLALCNAE from the coding sequence ATGACTCTTCGAATCGCAATCAATGGTTTTGGCCGCATCGGCCGCAACGTCCTCCGTGCACTGTATACCCAAGGCTACCGTCGCGACTTGCAGATCGTCGCCATCAACGACCTGGGCGACAGTGCCATTAATGCCCATCTGCTCAAGTTCGATACCGTTCACGGCACGTTCGATGCCGACGTTCAGCACGATCACGAAAGCCTGACGGTCAACGGCGATCGCATCTCGGTCAGCGCCATCCGCAACCCAGCCGAACTGCCCTGGGCCGCCGAGAAGATCGACGTCGTGTTCGAATGCACCGGCCTGTTCACCGATCGCGCCAAAGCCGCCGCGCATATCAGCGCCGGTGCCCGCAAGGTGATCATTTCGGCCCCGGCCAAGGGTGCCGATGCCACCGTGGTGTATGGCGTGAACCACGACATCCTGCGCCAGTCCCACCAGATCATTTCCAATGCTTCGTGCACCACCAACTGCCTGGCCCCGGTGGCCCAGGTGCTGCATCGCGAGCTGGGCATCGAGAGTGGCCTGATGACCACCATCCACGCCTACACCAACGACCAGAACCTGACCGACGTCTACCACAGCGACCCGTACCGCGCGCGTTCGGCCACCCAGAACATGATCCCGAGCAAGACCGGCGCCGCCGAAGCGGTGGGCCTGGTGTTGCCGGAACTGGCGGGCAAGCTGACCGGCATGGCCGTGCGCGTGCCGGTGATCAACGTGTCCCTGGTCGACCTCACCGTACAGCTCAAGCGCGAAGCCTCGGCCGAAGAAGTCAACGAACTGCTGCGCCATGCCAGCCAGCATTCGAAGATCCTCGGCTATAACACCCTGCCGCTGGTTTCCAGCGACTTCAACCACAACCCGCTGTCGTCGATCTTCGACGCCAACCACACCAAGGCCAGCGGCAAGCTGCTCAAGGTACTGGCCTGGTATGACAACGAATGGGGCTTCTCCAACCGCATGCTCGATAACTGCCTGGCGTTGTGTAACGCGGAATAA
- a CDS encoding glucokinase, which translates to MKLALVGDIGGTNARFALWKNHNLENIQVLATADYACPEDAIKVYLSGMGMAPGAIGSVCLSVAGPVSGDEFRFTNNHWRLSNLAFCEILQVEKLLLVNDFSAMALGMTRLRPDEYRVVCEGTPEPMRPAVVIGPGTGLGVGTLLDLGEGRFAALPGEGGHVDLPMSSPRETQLWQHIYNEIGHVSAETALSGSGLPRVYRAICAVDGHAPVLDTPESITAAGLAGDPIALEVLEQFCRWLGRVAGNNVLTVGGRGGVYIVGGVIPRFAEFFLESGFARCFADKGCMSDYFKGIPVWLVTAPYSGLMGAGVALEQSAQS; encoded by the coding sequence TTGAAATTGGCTTTGGTCGGTGACATCGGTGGGACCAACGCGCGTTTCGCGCTGTGGAAGAACCACAACCTGGAAAATATCCAGGTGCTGGCGACGGCGGATTACGCCTGCCCGGAAGATGCCATCAAGGTTTACCTGAGCGGCATGGGCATGGCGCCGGGGGCCATCGGCTCGGTGTGCCTGTCGGTGGCAGGCCCCGTGAGCGGTGATGAGTTTCGCTTCACCAACAATCACTGGCGCCTGAGCAACCTGGCGTTCTGTGAAATATTGCAGGTGGAGAAGCTGTTGCTGGTCAACGATTTCTCGGCCATGGCCCTGGGCATGACCCGTCTGCGTCCCGATGAATACCGGGTCGTGTGCGAAGGCACCCCCGAGCCCATGCGTCCGGCGGTGGTGATCGGGCCGGGCACCGGGTTGGGCGTCGGTACGCTGCTGGACCTGGGCGAAGGTCGTTTCGCGGCGTTGCCGGGGGAGGGCGGCCATGTCGACCTGCCGATGAGCAGCCCACGGGAAACCCAGCTGTGGCAGCACATCTACAACGAGATCGGCCATGTCAGCGCCGAAACCGCCTTGAGCGGCAGCGGCTTGCCTCGGGTGTACCGCGCCATTTGCGCGGTCGATGGCCATGCTCCAGTGCTCGATACCCCCGAATCCATCACCGCCGCGGGCCTGGCCGGCGACCCTATCGCCTTGGAAGTACTCGAACAGTTCTGCCGTTGGCTGGGGCGCGTGGCCGGCAACAATGTGCTGACGGTGGGAGGGCGCGGCGGTGTGTACATCGTCGGAGGGGTGATCCCACGGTTTGCCGAATTCTTCCTTGAAAGCGGTTTCGCTCGTTGCTTCGCCGACAAGGGCTGCATGAGCGATTACTTCAAGGGCATTCCGGTCTGGCTGGTAACGGCGCCCTATTCGGGCCTGATGGGCGCGGGTGTGGCGTTGGAGCAGTCTGCTCAATCTTGA
- a CDS encoding RNA polymerase sigma factor has product MSQSRFHHVFLAQRTPLLRTLERMVSNPSIAEDLLQETYLRVTRALGERTIEHLEPFVFQTARNLALDHLRARRIQSRTLLDDVPQEIVHNIAAPHSSAEDAAHAQQLLERLNVSLQALSPRQRQIFILSRLHGHSYQHIAQRLGVSLSTVQKELKLIMAICVGVAGRSGDGHL; this is encoded by the coding sequence GTGAGTCAATCGCGCTTTCATCATGTCTTCCTCGCCCAGCGCACGCCGCTGCTGCGCACCCTCGAGCGAATGGTCAGCAACCCCAGCATCGCCGAAGACCTGCTTCAGGAAACCTACCTGCGCGTCACCCGCGCACTGGGTGAGCGTACGATCGAGCATCTCGAACCCTTCGTCTTCCAGACTGCTCGCAACCTGGCGCTGGACCATTTGCGCGCGCGCCGTATCCAGTCCCGAACCCTGCTCGACGACGTACCCCAGGAGATCGTCCACAATATCGCGGCTCCCCACAGCAGCGCCGAGGATGCGGCCCATGCCCAACAATTGCTCGAACGCCTGAACGTCAGCTTGCAAGCCTTGAGCCCACGCCAGCGGCAGATTTTCATCCTCAGCCGCCTGCATGGCCACAGCTATCAGCACATCGCCCAGCGATTGGGCGTGTCCCTGAGTACGGTGCAAAAGGAACTGAAACTGATTATGGCGATCTGTGTGGGCGTGGCTGGCCGCAGCGGCGACGGTCATCTTTAG
- the edd gene encoding phosphogluconate dehydratase gives MHPRVLEVTERLIARSRATREAYLALIRGAASDGPMRGKLQCANFAHGVAGCSSDDKQHLRMMNAANIAIVSSYNDMLSAHQPYETFPEQIKSALREIGSVGQFAGGTPAMCDGVTQGEAGMELSLPSREVIALSTAVALSHNMFDGALMLGICDKIVPGLMMGALRFGHLPTIFVPGGPMVSGISNKEKADVRQRYAEGKATREELLESEMKSYHSPGTCTFYGTANTNQLLMEVMGLHLPGASFVNPNTPLRDALTREAAFQVTRLTKQSGNFMPIGEIVDERSLVNSIVALHATGGSTNHTLHMPAIAMAAGIQLTWQDMADLSEVVPTLSHVYPNGKADINHFQAAGGMSFLIRELLEAGLLHENVNTVLGHGLSRYTQEPFLEEGKLVWRDGPIESLDENILRPVARAFSPEGGLRVMEGNLGRGVMKVSAVALENQVVEAPAMVFQDQQDLADAFKAGLLEKDFVAVMRFQGPRSNGMPELHKMTPFLGVLQDRGFKVALVTDGRMSGASGKIPAAIHVSPEAYVGGALARVQEGDIIRVDGVKGTLELKVDAAQFAARTPAKGLLGNNIGTGRELFGFMRMAFSSAEQGASAFTSALETLN, from the coding sequence ATGCATCCCCGCGTTCTTGAGGTCACCGAACGGCTTATCGCCCGCAGCCGCGCCACGCGCGAGGCTTACCTTGCATTGATTCGCGGTGCTGCCAGCGACGGCCCGATGCGCGGCAAGCTGCAGTGCGCCAACTTCGCCCACGGTGTGGCCGGCTGTAGCAGCGACGACAAGCAGCACCTGCGGATGATGAACGCCGCCAACATCGCCATCGTGTCCTCCTATAACGACATGCTCTCGGCCCACCAGCCCTACGAAACCTTTCCCGAGCAGATCAAGAGCGCCTTGCGCGAGATCGGCTCGGTCGGCCAGTTCGCCGGCGGCACGCCCGCGATGTGCGACGGCGTGACCCAGGGCGAGGCGGGCATGGAACTGAGCTTGCCGAGTCGCGAAGTGATCGCGTTGTCCACGGCGGTGGCGTTGTCCCACAACATGTTCGACGGTGCGCTGATGCTCGGCATCTGCGACAAGATTGTCCCGGGCCTGATGATGGGCGCGCTGCGCTTCGGTCACTTGCCGACGATCTTCGTACCCGGCGGGCCGATGGTCTCGGGTATTTCCAACAAGGAGAAAGCCGACGTTCGCCAGCGCTACGCCGAAGGCAAGGCCACCCGCGAAGAGCTGCTGGAATCGGAGATGAAGTCCTACCACAGCCCTGGCACCTGCACCTTCTACGGCACCGCCAACACCAACCAATTGCTGATGGAAGTGATGGGCTTGCACTTGCCGGGCGCTTCGTTCGTCAACCCGAACACCCCGTTGCGCGACGCCCTGACCCGCGAAGCGGCGTTCCAGGTCACGCGCCTGACCAAACAGAGCGGCAACTTCATGCCTATCGGCGAAATCGTCGATGAGCGGTCGCTGGTCAATTCCATCGTCGCGCTGCATGCCACGGGCGGTTCGACCAACCACACCCTGCACATGCCGGCCATCGCGATGGCGGCGGGCATCCAGTTGACCTGGCAGGACATGGCCGACCTCTCCGAAGTGGTGCCGACCCTGAGCCACGTCTATCCGAATGGCAAGGCCGACATCAACCACTTCCAGGCGGCGGGTGGCATGTCGTTCCTGATCCGTGAACTGCTCGAAGCCGGGTTGCTTCATGAAAACGTCAACACCGTGCTCGGTCACGGCCTGAGCCGCTACACCCAGGAGCCGTTCCTGGAGGAGGGCAAGCTGGTGTGGCGCGATGGCCCGATCGAAAGCCTCGATGAAAACATCCTGCGTCCGGTGGCCCGCGCGTTCTCGCCAGAGGGTGGGTTGCGAGTGATGGAAGGTAACCTGGGCCGTGGCGTGATGAAGGTTTCCGCGGTGGCGCTGGAGAATCAGGTTGTCGAAGCCCCGGCGATGGTTTTCCAGGATCAGCAGGACCTGGCCGATGCGTTCAAGGCCGGCCTGTTGGAGAAGGATTTTGTCGCGGTGATGCGCTTCCAAGGCCCGCGTTCCAACGGCATGCCGGAGCTGCACAAGATGACGCCGTTCCTCGGTGTGTTGCAGGACCGTGGCTTCAAAGTGGCATTGGTGACCGACGGGCGCATGTCGGGTGCGTCGGGGAAAATCCCGGCGGCCATTCATGTCAGCCCCGAAGCTTATGTCGGCGGCGCGTTGGCCCGGGTGCAGGAGGGCGATATCATTCGCGTCGACGGCGTCAAAGGCACTTTGGAACTGAAGGTGGACGCCGCGCAATTCGCCGCGCGCACGCCGGCCAAGGGCCTGTTGGGCAACAACATCGGCACCGGTCGCGAGCTGTTCGGTTTCATGCGCATGGCCTTCAGCTCGGCGGAGCAGGGCGCCAGCGCCTTTACTTCGGCCCTGGAGACGCTTAATTGA
- a CDS encoding CoA transferase, which translates to MTDLLTSVQAALGLPMTPILFTGEGALSSAFAVTELACASIAAAGQATAGLIHQQTGRLPPVEVDRRLASLWFSTSLRPIGWSVPPMWDPVAGDYATADGWIRLHTNAPHHRLAAEKVLGPCVDRADMATRVARWNKAELEQAVVDAGGCAAEMRSWQAWQAHPQGMAVNAEPLVQLSKSIIERPEPWLGSVARPLAGVRVLDLTRVLAGPVASRFLAGLGADVLRIDPPTWNEPGVVPEVTLGKRCARLDLHRADDRATFEALLQDTDILLHGYRADALEHLGYGAEQRQQIAPGLIDVSLNAYGWSGPWQNRRGFDSLVQMSSGVAEAGMNWKHTDKPTPLPVQALDHGTGYLLAASALVLLSRRLHNGHGGSARLSLARTAKLLIERGAGDPTPLRPEASDDRGLLIEQTPWGPAQRLHVPLKITGTPVQWALPAAELGAHRPQW; encoded by the coding sequence ATGACCGATCTGCTGACGTCCGTGCAAGCCGCGCTCGGCTTGCCCATGACGCCGATCCTCTTCACCGGCGAAGGCGCGTTGTCCTCCGCCTTCGCCGTCACGGAGCTGGCCTGCGCCAGCATCGCTGCAGCCGGGCAGGCAACCGCCGGGCTCATCCACCAACAGACCGGCCGCCTGCCACCTGTCGAAGTCGACCGGCGCCTGGCCTCGTTGTGGTTTTCCACGTCCCTGCGTCCGATTGGCTGGAGCGTGCCGCCGATGTGGGACCCAGTGGCCGGTGACTATGCCACCGCCGACGGCTGGATTCGCCTGCACACCAACGCCCCTCATCATCGACTGGCGGCGGAAAAAGTCCTCGGCCCCTGCGTTGACCGCGCCGACATGGCGACCCGAGTGGCCCGCTGGAACAAGGCCGAGCTGGAGCAGGCCGTGGTCGACGCCGGCGGTTGCGCCGCCGAGATGCGCTCATGGCAGGCATGGCAGGCGCATCCCCAAGGCATGGCGGTGAACGCCGAGCCGCTGGTGCAGTTGAGCAAGTCCATCATCGAGCGGCCTGAACCCTGGCTCGGCTCCGTAGCGCGACCGCTGGCGGGCGTGCGGGTACTGGATCTGACCCGCGTCCTGGCCGGCCCTGTCGCCAGCCGCTTCCTCGCGGGCCTGGGTGCCGATGTCCTGCGCATAGACCCACCGACCTGGAACGAACCCGGCGTGGTGCCAGAAGTCACCCTGGGCAAACGCTGCGCCCGCCTCGATCTTCATCGCGCCGACGATCGAGCCACATTCGAGGCACTGCTCCAGGACACCGACATCCTCCTGCACGGCTACCGTGCCGACGCCCTTGAGCACCTGGGCTATGGCGCCGAGCAACGCCAGCAGATCGCCCCGGGCCTGATTGATGTCAGCCTCAACGCCTACGGCTGGAGCGGCCCGTGGCAGAACCGGCGCGGCTTCGACAGCCTGGTGCAGATGAGCAGCGGCGTTGCCGAAGCGGGCATGAATTGGAAACACACCGACAAACCGACACCACTGCCGGTGCAGGCACTGGATCACGGCACCGGCTATCTGCTGGCGGCCAGCGCACTGGTGCTGCTATCCCGGCGCTTGCACAATGGTCACGGCGGCTCGGCACGCTTGTCACTGGCGCGCACGGCAAAGCTGTTGATCGAGCGTGGCGCAGGGGACCCGACCCCATTGCGACCCGAGGCCAGCGACGACCGAGGACTCTTGATCGAACAAACGCCGTGGGGCCCGGCCCAGCGGCTGCACGTGCCGCTGAAAATCACCGGGACGCCGGTGCAATGGGCGCTCCCGGCGGCTGAACTGGGGGCCCATCGCCCACAGTGGTGA